From the genome of Pseudonocardia sp. EC080619-01:
GAGCAGCTCCCCCGCACGCTCCCCGGCCGGTCTCCCCACCGGCTACCCGACCGGACGGTGCTCCCCGTCGCCCGGTCCGCGCACCACGGTCGCTCCCCGCTCCACGGTGCCGTCCGCACTCCCACCCCCCGGGCGCGACCACCGCGTCCACGGTCCGGGACCCGTCCCGACCGCCCCCGAAGCACGTGACCCGCGCCGGTAGCCCCGTCACCGGTCCGCGGCAGGCAGTCCAGGAGGATCAGTGACCTCGCCGAACCAGCCCGGATACACCCCTCCGGACTCCGAGTACCCCACCCAGCAGATCCCCACCGTGCCCGGTGGGGAGACGCACGCCACCACGGCACAGGCGTCGCGCGGCCCCGGGTGGTCGACGGAGACCCGTGACTTCCGGCAGGGCGACGACCCGATCGTCCAGGTGGAGGGGCTGGCGAAGTCCTTCGGCAGCGCCGAGATCCTGAAGAACATCAACTTCAACTTCCGGCACAACGCGATCACCACGGTGCTGGGACCCTCCGGCACCGGGAAGTCGGTGCTGATCAAGCACCTCGTCGGTCTGCTGGCCCCGGATCGCGGCTCGGTCTTCGTGGACGGCCGCGACATCTGGTCGATGAGCGAGAACGAGCGCTACGACATGCGGACCCGGTTCGGCGTCTGCTGGCAGGACGGCGCCCTGTTCGGCTCGATGAACCTCTACGACAACGTCGCCTTCCCGTTGCGCAAGCACACGCGCAAGACGGAGAAGGAGGTCGAGAAGACGGTCATGACCGCCCTCGACGAGGTCGGTCTCGCCAAGGCGGCGCACAAGGCGCCGAACGAGGTGTCCGGCGGCATGAAGAAGCGCGCCGGGTTCGCCAGGGCGCTGGTGATGAACCCCGACATCGTGCTGTTCGACGAGCCCGACTCCGGTCTGGACCCGGTCCGCACGTCGCTGCTGTGCGACATCATCATGGACGTCCACAACCAGCACGGCGGGACGTACCTGCTGGTCACGCACGACATCAAGACCGCCAGGAAGGTCAGCGACTACGTCGGCCTGATCTGGAAGGGCGAGGTCGTCCACTACGGACCCGCGCACGAGGCGTTCGAGCACCAGGACCCCTTCGTCAAGCAGTTCCTGGCCGGGCAGTCCGCCGGACCGCTGGGGATGGACTGACCGATGGCCGGAATCCTCAGCAAGCTGGCCGCCGGGATGGTGGCCCTGCTCGTGATCGGCGGCGTGTTCGTGGCCGCCGGTGGCACCGCGCCGTACACGGTCACCGCGGTCCTGCCCGCCGGCAACCCGAACCTGATCCCCGACGCGCCGATCTACGTCGACGGCTTCCAGGCCGGGAAGATCGAGTCCGTCCGGCCCGAGGAGGGGCACGCGGTCGTCGAGATCTCGGTCGACGACGACCTGGCCCCCCTGCACGCCGGTGCCTTCCTGCACGTGCAGTGGAAGGCCGTCGTCGGTGAGCGCCTGCTCTTCGTCGAGGACGGGCCGGCGACCAACGCCGAGATCCCCAGCGGTGGCATGGTCGAGGGCGACTTCCCGAAGCCGACCGAGGTCGCCGACGTGCTCGCCGCCCTCGACGAGCCGACCCGGGAGCGGCTGACGAGCCTCGTCGGCACCCTGCAGAACACCGTCACAGGGCACGAGCAGGACCTCAACGCCACCGTGCAGACGGCCGGTCCGGCGCTCGCGGCGGTCGGCTCGGTGCTGCGCGGCATCGGCACCGACGGTCCGGCGATCAAGAACCTGGTCACCGACCTGAACGGCACCGTCGACACCCTGGCCCGGCGCCAGCAGGACGTCGGCGCCGTGATCGACGAGCTCTCCACCAGTGCGCGGGCGACCGCCGGGGAGCGCGAGCAGCTGCGGGCGGCGCTGGCCAAGCTGCCGCCGACGCTGCGGACCGCGCAGGGGACCCTGGACAAGGTCCCGGGGGTCACCGACGAGGCGCTGCCGCTGCTGGAGGACCTCCGCCCGGCCACCGAGAAGCTGCCCGGCGTCTCCGAACAACTCGCCCCGCTGCTGGCCGACCTGCGCCCGCTGGTCGCCGACCTCAAGCCGACGCTCGAGGCGGCGTCCACGCTGCTGGACCGGACCCCCGGCCTGCTGGACTCGTCGCACCGCTCCCTGCCGGGCCTGGCCGAGCTCGCCGGCGGCTACGCCCCGGTGCTCGAGACCCTGCGGCCCTGCACCCCCGAGGTCACCGGATTCCTCACCACGTGGGGCTCGGCCGGCCAGAACTACGACGCGAACGGCCGCTACATGCGCATCTTCGCCCAGGCCGGCACCGCCACGCCGACCGTCTACCCGCCGGGGGTGACCCCGCCGGGCATCGTCCCCGAGGTCGCCCCCGCCCCCGGGCAGGCCGACGACACCGCCGGCAACGGGGACAGCGCGCAGACCCCGCTGCTCCCGCAGCTGGGCGACGCGAGCGGGGAGGGTCCGCGATGACCCTCGGATTCTCCCGCCTGCGGATCCTGGTGATCGCGACCGTCGCGATCGTGGCCGGCACCGGTGCGGCGGCCGGCATCGGGAACTCCGAGGACGGCCGCATCCTGATCACCGAGTTCGCCGACGTGAGCCCGATCCTGGCCGGACAGCAGGTCAAGATCAACGGGGTCACGGTCGGCGAGGTCGGGGAGCCGCAGTTCGACCCGGTGCGCAAGGTCGCCCAGGTCCCGCTGCGGGTGGACGCCCGGGCCATGCCGGTCCACACCGACGCCACCGTCCGGGTCGCCCCCGTGTCGCTGCTCGGTGAGCGGTTCCTCGACCTGAGGACCGGCGACCCGGCGGCCCCCGAGCTGCCGATGGACGGTGTGATCGGGGTCGACCGGACCGGTCAGGAGGAGGACCTCCAGAACATCCTCGACACCCTGGACGACCCGACGGCCGGTTCGCTCGCGGCACTGGTCACCACGCTCGGGCAGGGCACCGCGAACAACGGCGAGAACGTGCAGAAGACGCTCGCCGCGCTCGGCCCGGCGATGACCGACACCGACCAGCTGGTGTCGGTGCTGGCCGACCAGAACGAGCTGCTCGGCCGGGTCGTCGACCAGGTGGAGCCGGTCACCGGCGCGTTCGCCGTCGACGAGGGCAGGCGGCTCGACGGCCTGGTCGCCTCGACCACGTCGCTGCTGGGCACCACGGCCGCCCGCGACGCGCAGCTGCGCGGCACGCTGCAGGAGCTGCCCGGCACCCTCGCGGCCGCCCGGGCCACGCTCGGCGAGCTCGCCGGCACCGCGCAGTCGACCTCGGTGACGCTGGGGAACCTGCGCCCGACCACCGACAACCTGGTGCAGATCAGCGAGGAGCTGCACCGCTTCGCCGACTCGGCGGACCCCGCGCTCGCCTCGGCGGACCCGGTCCTCGACCGGGCGAGCGAGCTGCTCGACCAGGCGCAGCCCGTCGCCGCGCAGCTGCGGGCCGCAGGCCCGGACCTGCAGCGCACGG
Proteins encoded in this window:
- a CDS encoding MlaD family protein, which produces MAGILSKLAAGMVALLVIGGVFVAAGGTAPYTVTAVLPAGNPNLIPDAPIYVDGFQAGKIESVRPEEGHAVVEISVDDDLAPLHAGAFLHVQWKAVVGERLLFVEDGPATNAEIPSGGMVEGDFPKPTEVADVLAALDEPTRERLTSLVGTLQNTVTGHEQDLNATVQTAGPALAAVGSVLRGIGTDGPAIKNLVTDLNGTVDTLARRQQDVGAVIDELSTSARATAGEREQLRAALAKLPPTLRTAQGTLDKVPGVTDEALPLLEDLRPATEKLPGVSEQLAPLLADLRPLVADLKPTLEAASTLLDRTPGLLDSSHRSLPGLAELAGGYAPVLETLRPCTPEVTGFLTTWGSAGQNYDANGRYMRIFAQAGTATPTVYPPGVTPPGIVPEVAPAPGQADDTAGNGDSAQTPLLPQLGDASGEGPR
- a CDS encoding MlaD family protein, whose protein sequence is MTLGFSRLRILVIATVAIVAGTGAAAGIGNSEDGRILITEFADVSPILAGQQVKINGVTVGEVGEPQFDPVRKVAQVPLRVDARAMPVHTDATVRVAPVSLLGERFLDLRTGDPAAPELPMDGVIGVDRTGQEEDLQNILDTLDDPTAGSLAALVTTLGQGTANNGENVQKTLAALGPAMTDTDQLVSVLADQNELLGRVVDQVEPVTGAFAVDEGRRLDGLVASTTSLLGTTAARDAQLRGTLQELPGTLAAARATLGELAGTAQSTSVTLGNLRPTTDNLVQISEELHRFADSADPALASADPVLDRASELLDQAQPVAAQLRAAGPDLQRTVDGAEPIVRDLNGNLGNVLGFIRNWALTTNEKDGLSHYFRASYVANPDAVSGFVPGGLPDLAPAPGPDPSPNPQVNEPAPSGPGPGTAAQPGQDSNTLLQSQPTPESSATGLSPEQEQGALGTLLGGQ
- a CDS encoding ABC transporter ATP-binding protein encodes the protein MVQVEGLAKSFGSAEILKNINFNFRHNAITTVLGPSGTGKSVLIKHLVGLLAPDRGSVFVDGRDIWSMSENERYDMRTRFGVCWQDGALFGSMNLYDNVAFPLRKHTRKTEKEVEKTVMTALDEVGLAKAAHKAPNEVSGGMKKRAGFARALVMNPDIVLFDEPDSGLDPVRTSLLCDIIMDVHNQHGGTYLLVTHDIKTARKVSDYVGLIWKGEVVHYGPAHEAFEHQDPFVKQFLAGQSAGPLGMD